A genomic region of Friedmanniella luteola contains the following coding sequences:
- a CDS encoding response regulator transcription factor, giving the protein MSNGGNTDGAALTAPRPSEVRDETTVLVVDDHQCFSDLLTAALAAVPGFRCLGTASSAAEGVELAGRLRPDVVVMDIQMPGTDGLAATRRLRQASPATAVAVVTAHTDAEWVARAAQAGASAFIPKGGTLAEMVDLLRSARPGRMVVAPSLRRTAPVSTAAGAPDALTARELEVLGYIGQGLQAKSVARVMGISVHTCRGYIKTVYAKLHVSSRIEAVNRARQLQLLDS; this is encoded by the coding sequence ATGTCGAACGGTGGCAACACTGATGGGGCGGCGCTGACGGCGCCCCGACCGAGCGAGGTCCGGGACGAGACCACGGTGCTGGTGGTGGACGACCACCAGTGCTTCAGCGATCTGCTGACGGCCGCGCTCGCGGCCGTCCCGGGCTTCCGCTGCCTGGGCACGGCCTCGTCCGCGGCCGAGGGGGTCGAGCTGGCCGGCCGGTTGAGGCCCGACGTCGTCGTCATGGACATCCAGATGCCGGGCACCGACGGCCTGGCCGCCACCCGCCGGCTGCGGCAGGCGAGCCCGGCGACCGCCGTCGCCGTCGTCACCGCGCACACCGACGCCGAGTGGGTGGCGCGTGCCGCGCAGGCCGGCGCCTCGGCCTTCATCCCCAAGGGGGGCACGCTCGCCGAGATGGTCGACCTGCTGCGCAGTGCCCGGCCGGGCCGCATGGTGGTGGCGCCGTCGCTCCGCCGGACCGCGCCGGTATCCACCGCGGCCGGGGCGCCGGACGCGCTGACCGCCCGTGAGCTCGAGGTGCTGGGCTACATCGGCCAGGGCCTGCAGGCCAAGAGCGTGGCCCGGGTGATGGGGATCAGCGTGCACACCTGCCGGGGCTACATCAAGACCGTCTACGCGAAGCTCCACGTGAGCAGCCGGATCGAGGCCGTCAACCGCGCCCGCCAGCTGCAGCTCCTCGACTCGTGA
- a CDS encoding sensor histidine kinase — MSKRASGVRVIRIGARRELTLLVGLGLAVMLAIGLGAAFASQRVAQTQALDDAERMTVRLANLVIKPGLPGYLEYDEAKADELRRALANRMSDGYLTEVTVWGADGMVLFSNKAEDVGNLVEPVPIEVQDAIAGRTTSDFEDDPPEADALPSAGAPAGVEEDRGPSRYVEVYTPLVMPGYPPMAFEAYYDYHRVEDVADRLLRQTLPLVLGPLLVLQAIQIPIAVSLARRLRRHQDERARLLERALSSSDAERVRFAADLHDGPIQDLAGIGYALGAVAPSVDPKHAPLMARVQEALQRSVQSLRTLMTDLYPPDLRDGNLVEALGALASNVRAEGLAVDLQLADVPELAEDQVTTLYRVVRESLANVVKHAQASTVTISLGPVAPDATDPQTARVRLVVADDGVGVDPSRLDKRAEGHLGLRLLADRVESLGGRLVVATGPDRGTSVEVELPVDSAARRGLPG; from the coding sequence GTGAGCAAGCGGGCGTCGGGCGTCCGGGTCATCCGCATCGGCGCGCGGCGCGAGCTGACGCTGCTGGTCGGTCTGGGGCTGGCCGTGATGCTGGCCATCGGCCTCGGCGCGGCCTTCGCCAGCCAACGGGTCGCGCAGACCCAGGCCCTGGACGACGCCGAACGGATGACGGTGCGGCTGGCCAACCTGGTGATCAAGCCGGGACTGCCGGGCTACCTGGAGTACGACGAGGCGAAGGCCGACGAGCTGCGGCGCGCCCTCGCCAACCGGATGTCCGACGGCTACCTGACCGAGGTGACCGTGTGGGGCGCCGATGGCATGGTCCTGTTCAGCAACAAGGCCGAGGACGTCGGCAACCTGGTGGAGCCGGTCCCGATCGAGGTCCAGGACGCCATCGCGGGCCGCACGACGTCGGACTTCGAGGACGACCCGCCCGAGGCGGACGCCCTGCCCAGCGCGGGCGCCCCGGCCGGTGTCGAGGAGGACCGCGGGCCCAGCCGCTACGTCGAGGTCTACACCCCGCTCGTCATGCCCGGGTACCCGCCGATGGCCTTCGAGGCCTACTACGACTACCACCGGGTCGAGGACGTCGCCGACCGCCTGCTCCGGCAGACCCTGCCGCTGGTGCTGGGGCCGCTGCTGGTCCTGCAGGCGATCCAGATCCCGATCGCCGTCTCCCTGGCCCGGCGGCTCCGGCGGCACCAGGACGAGCGCGCGCGGCTGCTCGAGCGCGCCCTCTCGAGCTCCGACGCCGAACGCGTCCGCTTCGCCGCCGACCTGCACGACGGTCCGATCCAGGACCTGGCCGGGATCGGCTACGCGCTGGGAGCGGTCGCGCCGTCGGTCGACCCGAAGCACGCCCCGCTGATGGCCCGGGTCCAGGAGGCCCTCCAGCGCTCCGTGCAGAGCCTGCGCACCCTGATGACCGACCTGTACCCGCCCGACCTGCGCGACGGCAACCTCGTCGAGGCGCTGGGCGCGCTGGCGTCGAACGTCCGGGCGGAGGGTCTCGCGGTCGACCTGCAGCTCGCCGACGTGCCCGAGCTGGCCGAGGACCAGGTGACGACCCTGTACCGCGTGGTGCGGGAGAGCCTGGCCAACGTCGTCAAGCACGCGCAGGCGAGCACCGTGACCATCTCGCTGGGCCCGGTCGCGCCCGACGCCACCGACCCGCAGACCGCCCGCGTCCGGCTCGTCGTCGCCGACGACGGCGTGGGGGTGGACCCCTCCCGGCTGGACAAGCGCGCCGAGGGCCACCTGGGCCTCCGGCTGCTCGCCGACCGCGTGGAGAGCCTCGGTGGCCGGCTCGTGGTCGCGACCGGACCGGACCGGGGCACCTCCGTCGAGGTGGAGCTGCCGGTCGACTCCGCGGCCCGCCGGGGCCTGCCGGGCTGA